The following DNA comes from Harpia harpyja isolate bHarHar1 chromosome 20, bHarHar1 primary haplotype, whole genome shotgun sequence.
GAGACATTTTTTGGTATCTGAAATCTTGGCCCATCTCAGCCAGATTTTGATCTTTAATAATGTAAGTCAGAAGGTTTCTTAAGTCAGGATAGATTAAAGTACTCCGCCTAGTAAATGGGAAAAGGACAACTGGGTGTTGACCTTTTGCAGTTACCGCAACTTCATTTTTCAGCTGAACAACATGGTATTTTCCGTTTATATCTAAATTTATTCTGCCCTTGTACTTACACTGGTCAGATATacatacatttcagaaaatgctttttatctGTCTGCTGTCACAAACTAATTTTGTCCATTAAAACAGCAGTAGCAAGAAGGGGGTCCcctttttgaagaggaaaacaaacttATCGTTAAACATGGAAATGCACAATGACTGCACTTGTCACACTATAGCGAATTCATGATGGATGCAGCCTGGTGACAAATTTTCCACTCTTCAGAGGCTTTAACATTTCCAAAGAGATACCTCTTCTGAGATCTGGGTTGCACAGTCACTCTTTTAAGGCTTTTCAAATCTATCGTAATTTCTTAATTCACCCAGACTTCCACAAAATCAATTCCACCAATTTTATTATGATGACTTGCGAAGTCACACGAGCAGCCCCAGGATCAGGGCTTGCCCATGTTCTGCTCTGCACAAAAGCAGTGCTCCTGGCAGGCCCCCACGCACCAGCAGACTATCGCTCCAGCCTGGCGATAACCTACAGCTTAAGGCTCCAGCCATTCCTGGACAAAGCACAAACTCGCCACAGCAGAAATCCCACTGCATAACGTGGGAGAAAAGCTTGTCCAGGTGAAAATAAACTCATACCAAACACTCCCAACCGTTCTGAAATCAAGGACAGTGCTCTCCGGCCTCAGCGAACTGCCTTTGTGGGGTTTGTTACTTTGATGCCGCCAACGCCACCCCCTCCAGCACATCTCGGTGAGCCCCGGGGGCCGCCCGGGAGCAACTCTCCCCCCGTGAGAGGCACCAGTCCAAGCCCGGGAACGCCTCGGTCTTCACCCCGGGCCGGGCCCCACGGAGGGGTGTGGGTCGGTGGGCGTCCCTGCCCCTCCCCGGCCGGCCCCGGTGGGGATGTGTGTGTGGGAAGGGGTGCTTGTCCCCCCCTGCCGTGCCCCACAGCGGGGAGTGGGGGTCCCTGCtggccccgccgggccccgcggagGGGCCGCTCCCACCCAGCCGGGCCctatggcggggggggggacgacaataCATCTCCTACGAGAGGAGGCCGCCTCTCGCGGCAGTCCCCACCCCTGGTACGCGCGCCTCAGCCAATCACAGCCCGAACCCCACCGACGGACAGGCGCTCAGAGCCAATCCAAAGCAAGGCACCGCCCCTTCCGTCATCCGCCGCCAATCACCCCTCTCCATGCAGGCAGCGCTGTGCGCACCCCTCAGCCGCGCCGCCAACCAATAGCGAGGCAGACAGCGAGTGAGCGGCGGGAGAGCCACCCAACCGGCGCGCGCAGAGAGGGCAACGTCCCGCCCCCTCCCAACCGGGCtgcgggcgcggcgcggccgggccgccGTTACCTCGTGCGAGACGCACTCCAGGGAGCGGAGCTCGCTGCAGTACCGGCAGAAGTACAGCTGCGACAGCGGCGCCCGCATCTCCTTCTCCCCGCGCACCAGGTACAGCACCCGCTCCGACTGCAGCAGCGACGCCATCTTGAGAGGGGGGCGGCTGCCCGCGCGCCGTCAGACGTCAGCGCCGAGCGTCACCGCGCCGCCCCGCCCACGTGACcccggcgggacggggcggggcggcggccgccgcgtggcccgcccgcctccccggGCGCGCCATGGCCGCCTGcccgccggaggaggaggacgagcaggagcaggagcagcctcGGCTCTGCCCGCAGCGGGGTCCTGGCTCAGCCCTGCGTCGCCCCGCGAAGCCGTACGCTCGCCCCTGTGCTCCTCCGGGCTGGGcgggggagctgcggggggagcggggccgcggccgccggcctGGCTGCTTCACGCGTGCCAGAGCACTTGGTAACACGTTTTGCTGCGCCCTTCCCCTGAGCCTTCGCCGCCCACGTTCCCCTCTGAACCCGCAGGGTGCTGGACTTCGTCATCCCCCAAAGGTGGTTTCTTTTTAGTCTCACGGTCGCTAAGACGGGATCCTGACAAAAACAAACCATCCCCGTATCGTGGGATCAGCGCAGAAGCGTGAGGTCTCCGAATGCCGCGTTGCGCTCTGCGTCCAGAGCTTGCATCAGCAAACCACCTCCGGTTTGCTCCTAGGCACGCCACCCAAGCATCCGTTGCGGCCTGGCCTGCGGCATCGCTCCCCCGTCCTCGCCCCGGTTCGCCTGTCCCCGCGCAGCACCTGGTGTCAGCCCGTGGCCTCTGCCCGCCGCTTGCCCATGCGGCTCCAGAGGAAACCCCTGCCTGCGAGGATCCGCCGCCACGCGCGATAAAAACCCCACATGCTTTTTATCCGACCGCAGCAGCTGGAGGGGGACGCGTTcttggggaggcagggaggaggctgcccGCCAGCCGCCTGTGCGCTGCTTCTGGGGGAGCGGGGAGCTGCGTGCCTGGAGGCTGGGGGTGTCTGAGAGCATGTGGTAGTGGTTTCCGCCACCGGGAATGCGGCACGTTTCCCCGGGAAAGGTGGGTATGAAGGGTGCGGTGCATGGGTCCCAGTGTGGGTGACACCAGGCTTGTGTCCCAGCAGGAAAATCAGAGCATCCCACCTTGCTTCCCACAGCCGGCCAGGAAtagctgctgctggctttgccctTCAGCATTGCCAACGGAGCAGAATATTCCACTGGGCAGCAGAAACGCCATTCCCAGCTGGTGGGCCGAGGTCTGCCGCCTCCGCGGAGGTGCTCTCTGCTTGTGTCTGTAAATCAACCCTGCCCCGAAGCCCCGGGGAGCGCTGGCTGGCGCCTCGCTGCTGGGGTTTGACGGAGGCTCTCAGCGGTTTTGCTTTTCCCTCTTGCCCCAGGCGACGGAGGCAAGTGGGGGCATGTAAGCCCTGCTGTTGGCGAGGCAGGAGGGGAACAGGAACGGGGCAAAAGCACTTTATGAAGCTGTTATGCTATGAAACGTCCCCAGGGTGCCTCCTTGACACTTGAGACCTTCGGGTTTGGCTCCAGACGGGTCTGACCCCATccgggttggggggggtgggggtgagctGGAGCGTGTTCTTGCTTTATCCCGGTGCATAAAAAaggtcctgcctgccctgcccttcctttcccctactctctcttccccttcccctcctctccctcccctgccgccccccgcgggccgggcggggccaGGCGGAGGCTGCCTCCCCCGCCGGGGATCCTGCCGCTGCCTCTCGCCGGAGCCGGGCTGCAGGTAAGGGGGGTGCGGGCAGGACAGGCTGCGGCCGCCGCCTCCTCTCCCCCGCGGTGGGGGTTCgtccgtgtgtgtccccccctccctggggtgcTGGAGCCAGGGGCGGCTGCGGGCGGGACGGATTGGGGGGGCTCAGCCCGGTGCTCTCGGTCGTGTCGCTCGGTGGCCCGGCAGAAGGCAGCTGTGGGATCCGTGGAGGGATGGTGACCGCTCCCTGGCCtctcagcccccagccctgctgctaaTTAAGCCATTAACTCCGTGAGTCAGCAGGAGGCAccgcgggggaggggggggcgaggGTCCCCTGAAGTGAGGGGGGCTCCGGCCGCCCTGGTCCCACCGTTTCACCACCCGATGACCCACTCGTGAGTGACCAGCAGGACGTCTGGTTGTGGCTTTGCTTTATCAGCTCCTTTAACAGCAGTAGCAATTAACGGAAGTTTTTCCCTGGGCTGTTAATCCAGCTGCATCAAAGCACTCTGTAAATCCTGGGGCTTCTCAAAGGAGTCTTTACCAAAGCCCTTTGCTCTTGAAGAAGGCCGAGGGTGGACATGGCCACAGGGGTCTCCCTGGAGAGAGCAGCGGGGTGCTTAGAGCAATGGGGGGGCGTTCTGGCTATGGGAGGGGCGGAGGGGGCTGCCCCATCAcccctctgcctctcccttgcAGGATGGACCTCCCTGATCCAGCAGATCTCATCACTCTCCCCAAGCACATCCTGGACATCTGGGTCATCGTCTTGATCATCCTGGCCACCATCCTCGTCATGACGGCCCTGGTGCTCTGCCCAGCCACTGCCGTCATCATCTACCGGGTACGGACTCACCCCACGCGCAACGGCATCGTGTGAGGCGGAGGCGACGAGAGATGGCCGGCTTGCCGGGCAGGGGGCCACAGCCGTGGGATCCTGTGCCAGGGACCCCGTAGAGCCCGATGGGGTACCCCGAGAGCTGGGGAGAGATaggcaggagctggggtgggCCAGCACCCAGGCGCCTGCCCCTGTACCTGGCTCTTGCTGGGTGAACCCACTGCCTCCTATTTACCCACCGAGCTCACGGGGACCCGTCGGGGAGATGGCGGTCTgggcatcagcagggagatgTGTGACTTTGCGGATGTGTCCAGCTAGAACCGACTTGCTCCCATGAGGCAGGCAGGCTGGTCTCGCCTTTGCTGGTGACCCTGTCTCTTCCCAGGCAAGCAGCAAGGAGTGGAAATGCCCagcaaagttttttcttctttggagtCCCAGCTGTCAGGATGGTTGGGAAAGAAGGGTCAAAGCAAGATGGACATGGCTTCTGGTTGTGCATTCACAGACTCAGCTAAAAGCATCGGTGACAGAGCCCGTCCTGGCTGCGCAGCAGGCGTGCAGCTGGCACCGGCTTCTCCTCTATCAGATAACTGCTGAAACTGTAGGAAAAATCTATGGGGCGCTCGGTTCCTCTGGGTCTTGCAGGGCAGAGGAGTGcgggcagctcctgccagcctgcctgcctgcctgcacgcTGGCTGTGCTTGGTGCTCCTGCCGATGGCAAGGGCTCTTGCCACTCGCCCGGCACGCCGGCCCTGTTGGGGGGGGGTCTGTGCACCCCTTGCCTGGGTTGGCAAAGCGGGAGGAGCAGAGGGGTTCATGCCCAGGCAGTGGCAAGGGACCACGTAAGCTCTTACATTGCCCCAGCTATGAAATAAATGGACTTTATACATGGGCGTGTCGTGCGGCTCTGTCCACACTACAGATGGTGTCCGGGTGCTTGTGCGCAGGATCTGAGATACTTTGCAGCCTCTCCAGAAACCTTCCCTGCGCTGACCTCCTGTACAGCCTTGGCTCGAGGTCCCCAGGGTTCTTGCCCAGCCTCTGAGCCCGGTGGCTGCAGCCCCATGGGAGGCACACTGCTAGCCTCGTCCCACGCTCCGGGGGTGGAAACCCAAATTTGGCTGCGATAGCGGCAGCGACCATCAGACAGTGAGCAGGAAGGATCTCCAGGAACTTTCTGACAGCGGTGACGGCTGCTTTTCTCCCGCTTGGGTGATCGGCATCGCTCCCTCCCGGCAGCCTCGTGCCGGGCTCTGGCGTGTGGCAGAAGTCCTGGGGCCGAAACGGCATCCTGGTGACTCACAGCGAGAAAGGTCGTGAATAATGAGATGAATCTGTCTGGGATATGGGGAAACACTACGGCGATGCTGGTGGGAATTGTTTAAATCCTATTTTCTCTGCTGGAAAGAGCAACCAGCCTCACGGTGTTGGAAACGCTGTGTCCCATCCCCATGCAGCTTGATCCACGGCAGCAGGCATCGGGTTTGCTTTTGGTgttggggctggaggggcaggcAATTCCCAGGGAAGCAGGACCTTGGGCGAACACCTCCCTCCCCAGAGAGAGAGCCCAGCATGGGGACACAGCCCCCGGGGAGCAGAAACGCCTGGGctggagctgtgggctgtggttGGGCTGGGAAGGAAGCTTACGTGTATTCCTTGCCTGGCCCAGAAACAAATTTCTGTTTGAGctgttgtctctctctctctctcccctctcaaGTTGCAGAATTTGAGGCAAAAAAACAGAGTTATTTTCCTGTTgttccccctctcttcctccctcgcTGGCACGGCACGGTGGCGGCAGCTGGAGGAGATTATGGCTGTGCTGGGTGGGAGCAGCCCCGGTTCTGC
Coding sequences within:
- the SMIM3 gene encoding small integral membrane protein 3 isoform X2; its protein translation is MTHSMDLPDPADLITLPKHILDIWVIVLIILATILVMTALVLCPATAVIIYRVRTHPTRNGIV
- the SMIM3 gene encoding small integral membrane protein 3 isoform X1 produces the protein MPRCALRPELASANHLRFAPRHATQASVAAWPAASLPRPRPGSPVPAQHLVSARGLCPPLAHAAPEETPACEDPPPRAIKTPHAFYPTAAAGGGRVLGEAGRRLPASRLCAASGGAGSCVPGGWGCLRACGSGFRHRECGTFPRERMDLPDPADLITLPKHILDIWVIVLIILATILVMTALVLCPATAVIIYRVRTHPTRNGIV